Within Sphingobium aromaticiconvertens, the genomic segment CCCCGCGCCTTGCCCGGATGGAAAGTCCGAACCCGCCCAATCCGCGGCACCAGCCGATCCTCCATCCCCACCGGATTGCTGTAGAGCGGGGTCGCAGCATCAAAAGTCAGCGCGCGAAACCCTTCCCAGGAAAACTTGCCCCAGCTACTCGCTGCATTGGGACCATGGATGGTCGTGAACCCTGCCCGCGCGGCAAAGGCCAGATGGAGCGCGGTAATATCGCTGAACCCGATCAGCAGCTTGGGATTGGCGCGAATCGTTTTCCAGTCGAGATAGGGCAATATCCGCGCGCAACCCCATCCGCCGCGTACCGCGAACACAGCCTTTACATCAGGGTCGGCGTACATGGCGTTGAGATCCGCAGCGCGGTCGGCATCCGTCCCCGCCAGATAGCCATGCCGATCCGCCAGATGCGCCGCCGCCTTGGGCACCAGCCCCATCGCCCGGATCGTTTCCTCGACCAGCGCCAGATCAAAACTGTCGTCGGTAAATCCCGCCGGTTCGACCAGCCCTACCGTATCGCCCGGATGCAGGCGTGGCGGCTTGCGGCGAGCGGACAGTGCGGCCTGCACGCCCAAAGGCAAGGTCAGCGCGAAGGCGGCGCTGGCAGCGGCCAACGATTGGAACATATGGCGTCGGTTCAGCATCGCGCCATCCTGCCCATCGCTTTCAGCCCGTCAATAGGCGCTACCGTCCTTGCGTCGATAGCTCCCACCGGACAAATGCAGGTCGACATCGGAATAATGGCAATCGCTGGCCGAGGGCCGACCGATCGCCAGGAACACGCAATCACCATCGCTTTCATTGACCAACTGGTGCCCGTTGGGATCGCCCTTAGGAAAAGCGGCCATATCTCCAGCCCGCATCTTCACCCGGCCGTCCTCTTCGATCAGCACGGCCTCCCCCACCAGCATGACGACCAGTTCGTCCTCATCCTCATGCCAATGCCGCTGGGATGAGGACGCACCGGGCTTCAGCACGACATGGCTGGCGCCGAAATCGGTAAGGCCCACGGCTTTCCCGACCCGCCGAACCCATCGCCCTGCAACAGCAGCGGCAAGATCGCCCGGATAGCCGGTGGCGTTCGTCTGCGGGATCGCATCCAGATCGAGTTTCGGCATGAGGCCTCCTCCTGCTGGTCAAGGAACATCGCATTCGCTAACGCACACCCATGACTCTGACCAGCACCAATGCCGACCCGGTGGCCCTTGCCACACGCCTGATGGCCTGCCCCTCCGTCACCCCCGCGCGGGGCGAGGTTTTCGCGGTGCTGGAAGCCATGCTGAAGCCGTTGGGCTTCACCGTCGATCGCTTCATTTCAGGCGAAGCGCCCGACGGTCCCGTCGAAAACCTGCTGGCGCATCGCACCACAGGGCCGGGGCCGCATTTCGCCTTTGCCGGGCATCTGGACGTGGTGCCGCCCGGTGGCGGCTGGACCAGTGAGCCATTCATGCCCGAAGTCCGTGGCGACCTGCTCTATGGGCGCGGCGCGGTGGATATGAAGGGGTCGATCGCCTGCTTCGTCGCCGCGTTGGCCAACCTGCCCAACGACCTCCCCGGCACGATCAGCCTGATCATCACCGGCGACGAGGAAGGCCCGGCCGTCCACGGCACGCTGGCACTGATGGAGCAGATGAAGGCGCGCGAATTGTGGCCCGACCTGTGCCTCGTCGGTGAGCCGACCTCGGTCCAGCGGCTGGGCGACATGGTGAAGATCGGGCGGCGTGGTTCAGTCAATATGTGGATCAGGGTGGAAGGCGCGCAAGGCCATGTCGCCTATCCCCACCTTGCCGACAACCCAATCCCGCGCCTCATCCGCATCCTCTCCGCCATCGACGCGGAGGTGCTGGACGAAGGCACTGACTGGTTCCAGCCGAGCAACATCGAAGTCACCGATCTGGAGGTCGGCAACCCCGCCCACAATGTCATTCCCGCCGCCGCCACGGCGCGCATCTCGATCCGCTTCAACGACCGGCATAGCGGCGCATCGCTGATCGAGCGGATCAGCGCCATCGCCGCGCAAGATGGCGGCACGGTGACGGCGAAAATCAGTGGCGAACCCTTCCTGACCGAACCCGGCGCCTTCTCTACCCTGATCTCCACCGCGATCCAGGAGGCGACCGGCGTCACGCCCGACCTCTCCACCACCGGCGGCACCTCCGATGCCCGCTTCCTCGCAAAGCTCTGCCCCGTGGTCGAGTTCGGCCTGACCAATGCGACGATGCACAAGCTGGACGAAGCGGTGGCGATCGCCGACCTGCATCAACTTACCACCATCTATGGCATAATCGTCGAGCGGGCGTTGAAAGGCGGCTGACACGAACGGGTCTATACCCTAAATTAGCGCCATGTCCCTGACCGCCCTCATCCTCCTTTTCCTTGCCACCGTCGCGGGCATGGAGGGCTTTGCCTATGCGATGCACCGCTGGGTCATGCATGGGCCGGGCTGGTTTCTCCACGCCAGCCATCACCGCCCCCGCACCGGCAACTGGGAATGGAACGACCTTTATTTCGTAATCTTCGCCATGCCCTCGATCCTGCTGCTGCTGGGCGGCGTGCAACTGGGCTGGGGCGATTGGGCAACGGTGGTGGGCGCGGGCATTGCTACCTATGGCGCCATCTATCTGGGCTTCCACGACATCATCGTCCATCGTCGGGTCGGGCACCGCTATGTGCCGCGCTCCACCTATATGAAGCGGATCGTCCAGGCGCACCGGCTGCATCATGCTGTGACAAGCAAGCATGGCACGGTCAGCTTCGGCTTTCTGGTCGCCCCCCGGCCAGACGTGCTGAAAGCGCAATTGGCGCGGCAGGATGAGGCCGTGCTGCGCCGGTCCGCCGCCGCCGATCAGAAGGCCGATGCCTGAACTGCCTCTGTTCGTCCTTGGTAAGCCCCCATTCTTCCCCTATGGAAAGCGCAAACATTCTATGGGGACGTCCACTTGATCCTGACCCTCGCCGCAGCCGCTGCGACCAGCCACATCCAGTTCAATGACCTCGGCCTCAGCCCGGTCGCGCTGGATTTGGGTTTCTTCACGCTAAAATGGTACAGTCTGGCCTATCTGGCCGGCATCATGGTGGGCTATTGGTATCTGCTGAAGCTGATCGCTCAACCCGGATCACCGATGGCGCGGCGCCATGCCGACGACATGATCTTTTACGCCACGCTCGGCATCATCATCGGCGGGCGGCTGGCCTATGTGCTGTTCTACCAGCCGGACATCCTCCAGAATCCGCTCGATATCTTCAAGCTGTGGAATGGCGGCATGTCCTTCCATGGCGGCGTCATCGGCGTGTCGCTGGGCGTCCTTTATCTGGCGCGCAAGGAGGGACTGTCCTGGTTGCGAGTGCATGATTATGTCGCCTGCTGCGTGCCCTTCGGCCTGTTCTTCGGCCGCCTCGCCAATTTCGTGAATGGCGAATTGTGGGGCAAGGAAAGCGATGTGCCATGGGCGATGGTCTTCCCTACCGGCGGCGCCTTCGCCCGTCATCCCAGTCAGCTTTACGAAGCCGCGCTGGAGGGCGTTCTGTTGTTCCTGATCCTCGCCTTTGCCTTCTGGAAGACCAACGCCCGCTATCAACCGGGCAAGCTCGTCGGCATTTTCCTGCTGGGCTATGGCTCTTTCCGGTTCTTCGTCGAATATTTCCGCGAAGCCGATGCCCAGTTGATGGAGTTCGCCGCACGCACCGGCCTGCATATGGGCCAGTGGCTGTGCGTCCCGATGATATTGGGCGGCCTCTATTTGATCGCAACGGCCAAGGGGCGCCGCGTCCGGGTGGAACCGGTCGCGGGGAGCGCCAGTGTCAGCTAAAGCCGGGTCGGGCGACGCATTGCCGCTGCCGGAGCGGCTGAAGCGGCAGATCGAATCGGGTGGCCCGATTTCCATCGCCCATTATATGGCTGAAGCGAACGGCCAATATTACGGCACTCGCGACCCGCTGGGGCAGGATGGCGATTTCACTACCGCACCCGAGATCAGCCAGATGTTCGGCGAATTGGTGGGCCTGTGTCTTGCCGATATGTGGATGCGGTCGGGCCGACGCCCTGCCCCGCTCTATGTCGAACTGGGGCCGGGGCGCGGCACGCTGGCGGTCGATGCGCTGCGCGCGATGGAGGGGGCGGCGCTCGCCCCCCGCGTTCATTTCGTGGAGACGAGTCCGTCCCTGCGCGGACGGCAAAAGGCGCTACTGCCCCACGTCACCCACCATGACACGATCGACAGCCTGCCCGAAGAAGGGCCGCTGCTGGTTATCGCCAACGAATTTTTCGACGCACTGCCGATCCGCCAACTGGTCCGCACCGGACAGGAATGGCGCGAACGGGTGATAATCGCCCAGACGGACGAGGCCGACGGTACGATCCGTTTTCTGCCGATGCCGGGCTATCGGCAGGTGGAAGCGGGAATTCCCGACATGGCCGCAGATGCGCCGCAGGGCGCGGTATTGGAAACGCCGCCTGCGGGGGCTGCCATCGCCTTCATGCTGGCCAAGCGGATCGCGAAACAGGGCGGCTGCGCGATCATCATCGACTATGGCTATGAAGGCCCCGCAATCGGCGACACGCTGCAAGCGGTGCGCGGCCACCGTTTCGCCGATCCCTTCATGGAGCCGGGCGAAAGCGACCTGACCGCGCATGTCGATTTCACTGTTTTGGGCAATATGGCGCGACAGGCCGACCTCAAAGTGCTGGGGCCGGTTGGGCAAGGTCCGTTTCTTCAGGCACTGGGCATCGACGTTCGCGCCGCGCAACTGGCGCAGACTTCGCCGGAGCGGGCGGAGGAGATAGAGAGTGCGCGGGCGCGGCTGACCCAGGCGGAACAGATGGGAACCTTGTTCAAGGCGATGGCGATCGTCCATCCCGACTGGGCCGAACCGGCGGGATTCTAAAAACCTCCCGCGCGGTTCATCGCATCGAGGAGAATCCCAAACTTTTTGTTAACCATCTGCCATGCAAAGTGACCCCAACGAGACATGGGATCATGAGCATGAGCAACGTTCAGGAAGCGGTTTTTCACATCGGCCAGACGATCAACCGGCAGATGCTGACGACGCCCGCATCCAATTTTCAGCCTGAGCCGATCAGCACGATCATCGAACGACTGAACGCCCGCGTTTCGGCCAATGCGGCGCGGACGGCGGCCATGCGGACCGCAAACGCCTAAAGCAGCAGCAACTGCGCCACCGGCGCGAAGCTGCGGCGGTGGAGCGTCGTCGGGCCGTGGGTCCGCAGCGCCGCCAGATGCTTTGCGCTGCCATAGCCCTTGTTCGATTCCCAGCCATAATGTGGATGCTCGACAGCGGCGGCGATCATCATCCGGTCGCGCGTTTCTTTCGCGATGATCGAGGCCGCGGCGATCGACAGACACTTGGCATCGCCCTCCACGATCGCAGTCGATGCCCAGCGCCATTGTGGACAGCGATTCCCGTCCACCAGCACATGCGCGCACTCATGGGATAGCGCCTCAACCGCGCGGGTCATGGCCAGCATGGTCGCCCACAATATGTTGATCGTGTCGATCTCCTCGACGCTGGCGATACCCACGCCCCAGCACAGCGCTCGTGCCTTGATCTCCACCTCCAGCACGGCGCGGCGCGGGGCTGACAGCTTCTTGCTGTCGTCCAGCCCCTGCGGACAATCCTCCGCCCGCAGAATGACGGCGGCGGCGACTACTGGCCCCGCCAGCGGCCCCCTGCCCGCTTCATCGACGCCAGCGACCAGACTGGGGTGATGCAGGCGTTCATGCGCGAAGTCAGGCATGAGCGAGGAACCCATGCGGTACGCCCATAGGCCCATGCCCGCCGCCCAGCCCCGGCGCCAGTTCAAGCGCAGCGCGAACATATTTGCGGGCGCGTTCCACAGCATCGGTCAAGGCCATGCCCTGCGCCAATCCGGTGGCGATCGCGCTGGCAAGGGTGCATCCCGTTCCATGCGTATGCGGGGTGTCTATTCGGGCATTGGCCCACGACTTTATGATACGGTCCGGGCCAATGAGGCGATCGGTCAGCATCGGGCCGTCGCCATGCCCGCCCTTCGCCAGCACATGCGTGTCGAAGGCCACTGCGATCCCGTCCCCGCCCAGCGCATCCAGTTCAGGGATATTGGGCGTGACCAGTGTTGCGATGGCCATGAGTTTTTCGAAGGCCGCGATCGTGGCATCGTCGGCCAGCGCCGACCCGCTGGTGGCGACCATGACCGGATCGAACACGATCGGCACCCCGTTCAGCATGGCCAGTCGCTCCGCCACGGCGTGGACCGTTTCCGCGCTACCGATCATGCCGATCTTCACCGCGTCCACGCCGATGTCGCTGATAACGCTGTTCATTTGCGCCAGCACCATAGCGGTGGGGATGGGGTGAACGCCCTGCACGCCCAACGTGTTCTGGGCGGTAACTGCTGCAATCGCGGTCATGGCGTGGCCGCCCAGCATCGTTACGGCCTTTATGTCCGCCTGTATGCCAGCGCCGCCACCGCTGTCTGACCCGGCAATGATGAGGATGCGCGCCATGGTCATGCGCGAAACCGGCGCTCGGTCGAGGCCGGGTTGCGGGCCAGCGCATCGCCCATGCGGGTCGGCCGGTCCATCAGTTCGCCGCCGCAATTGGGGCAGCGATCGTCCAGCGCATCGGTGCATGGGGCGCAAAAGGTGCATTCGAACGAACAGATGAACGCGCCCGGCTCATCGGCGGGCGTATCCACGCCGCAGCGTTCGCAATCGGCACGCATTTCGAGCATCAGGCCGTCACTTTCGCGACGGCAGCGCAGATGCGTTCGACCACATCCCTGACCTGGTCTTCGCTGTCCCCCTCGGCCATCACGCGGATGACCGGTTCAGTGCCAGACGGGCGGATGACCAGACGTCCGGCTCCCTCCAGTTCCGCCTGCGCCTGCGCGATCACGCGCTTCACCTCTTCATGCTCCAGCGGCTTGCCACCGGAAAAGCGGACATTCTTGAGCAACTGGGGCACGGGATCGAACTGGTGCAGCAATTCGCTGGCCGACCTGCCCGATCGCACCAGCGCGGCCAACACCTGAAGCGCGGCGATGGTGCCATCCCCGGTGGTCGCATAGTCGGACAGGATCATGTGCCCCGACTGTTCGCCCCCGACATTGAACCCACCACTGCGCATCCGTTCCAGCACATAGCGATCACCGACGCTGGTGCGTTCCAGCGCGATGCCCTGCCCGGCAAGAAAGCGTTCCAGGCCCAGGTTGGACATGACCGTCGCGACCAGCCCCCCACCGCGCAACACGCCTTCCCGCGCCCAGTTGGCCGCGATCAGGGCCATGATCTGGTCGCCATCAACGATCTTGCCCTTTTCATCCACGACGATCAGCCGATCCGCGTCGCCGTCAAGCGCGATGCCGATGTCGGCGCCTGACGACACGACCGTTTCCTGACACAGAAGCGGCGCGGTGGAGCCACAGGCGTCGTTGATATTGGTGCCGTTGGGCGTGACGCCGACTGCGACGACTTCCGCCCCCAGTTCCCACAAGGCGGAGGGGGCAACCTGATAGGCCGCCCCATTCGCGCAATCGACCACGATCTTCAGGCCATCCAACCGCAGGTCCGCCGGGAAGCTGGATTTTACCGCATGGATATAGCGGCCACGCGCATCCTCCACGCGGCGAGCGCGGCCGATATCCTTGGACTCCGCCAAGGAAATGTCCTGATCCAGCAGCGCCTCGATCTTCAGTTCATCCTCATCCGACAGCTTGTAACCGTCCGGGCCGAACAGCTTGATGCCATTGTCGAAATAGGGATTGTGGCTGGCGGAGATCATGACGCCCAGATCCGCACGCATCGAATGGGCGAGCAGCGCGACAGCAGGCGTCGGAATCGGGCCGAACTGCACCACGTCCATGCCCACGGCGGTAAAGCCCGCGACCAGCGCATTTTCGACCATATAGCCCGACAGGCGCGTATCCTTGCCAATCACCACGCGGTGCCGGTGGGTGCCGCGCTGGAAATGGGTGCCGGCAGCCATGCCCACCTTCATTGCCAGCGCCGCCGTCATCGGCCATTTATTGGTGCGCCCGCGAATCCCGTCGGTGCCGAAATATTGCCTGCTCATACTGTCCCGCCACTCGATCGAAATGTCCAGGGTGCAGACCCATTAGCTACGAGGTCGAGATGGAGACGAAAAAGGGCCGTGGGAGGGAGAGCGCGCCGCCAGATAGCGGGGCTATCTGGCAAGCGATCGACCGCGCCACGGCCCTTTTTCGTCCCACCCGCAGGGCATTGTTTTCCGGGCGCTGGGGTACGTCGAAACGCTCGAACGGGGGAAGACCCCCGTTCTTCGCGCTTCTCCTGCCCCAGCATCCCGGAAAACAATGTCTCGATCCTCGTAGCTAATGGGTCTGCACCCTAACCCACCCATAGCAATCTTTGATCGACATTCCAGCCGACAGCCGCCATCCCTTCGACAATGAACGGTTTCAACGCGGCGGTAGATGCGCTTTCTGGCGCTATATTCTTCAAGGTGCCGTTGTTCGGCGCGCAGATCGAACTGATCGTACTCTATCTGGCGCTGCCGATGCTGTTCTTCACGCTGTGGCTGGGTTTCCCCAATATTCGCCATGTGGGCCGCGCCTTTCGCATCCTGCAACGCCAGCCGCGAGAAGGCGAGGCGCAGGGCGATGTCAGCCAATGGGGCGCACTGACCACCGCGCTGTCCGGCACGATCGGTCTTGGTAACATCGCGGGCGTCGCGGTGGCGCTGACCATGGGCGGTCCCGGCGCGATATTGTGGATGTTCATCATCGGCTGGTTCGCGATGACCGTAAAGATGGCGGAGGTCACGCTGGGCCTGAAATATCGTGTGTTCGACGCACAGGGCCACGTCCATGGCGGACCGATGTATGTGCTGAAGGCAGTCGGCGCAGCGCGGGGCTGGCCCCGGATAGGCATGATGCTGGGCGGCGCCTACGCCTTTTTCGCGTTGTTCGGAGCCATCCCGATGGTGCAGGTCAACCAGAGCTATGCCCAGGTGAAGGTCGTGACGGGCCTCACCAACGGCTGGGCCTATGGCGTTTTCCTGGCCGCCGCCGTGGCGTTGGTGACGCTGGGCGGCGCGGCATGGCTGGGCGAAGTGTCGAAACGGCTGACCCCGCTGAAAGTCGCGGTCTATCTGTTCGGCGTGCTGGCCATATTGGCCCTGAACCTTGGCGCCATTCCGGGCGCGGTTGCGCAAATCTGGGATGGGGCATGGAATGGCACGGCGGCGACCGGCGGCGCGGTGGGCGCTTTCGTCGCGGGAATGCGGCGGGCAGTCTTCGCGAGCGAGGCGGGCGTGGGATCGGCGGTGATGGCGCACAGTCTGGCGCGGGTGGACCATCCCGTATCCGAAGGGCTGGTTGCACTGCTGGAACCGCTGCTGGGCACGATGATCGTGTGTGCGCTGGGCGGGCTGGCGCTGGTGGTTGCGGGGACATGGGATGATGGGCTGGAAGGGATCGCGATCACCTCGGCCGCTTTTGCACAGGTTTCGCCCTGGTTCCCCTGGCTGCTGGCGGTCGTCGTCTTTCTCTTTGCCTATTCAACGCTGGTGGCCTGGGGGTTTTACGGGCTTCAGGCATGGGGCTATCTGTTCGGGAACGGACCACGCGCGCAATGGAGTTACAAGATCCTCTATATCATCGCCCTGCCCCCGGCAGCGGCGATCGACCTGGGCCGGGTGGTCGGCATCGTGGATTCCAGCTTCTTCCTGATGGCTATCCCCAACGTGATCGCGCTGTACCTGTGCGCGGGGGAGTTGCGGCGGGATCTCAAGGCCTATCTGGAAGGCAGCAAAAACCCCGCCGGTTAAGGGCAGGGCTTCTGTTTCATAGTCCTTCGTTGCCTTTACAACGCAAAGGTTAAATCTTGTCGCCTAGTGCGCCTTTGACCGAACCCTTGATGTCCTGGCCCGTGCCCTTGGCCTTCTGCGCCTTCCCTTCGGCTACCAAACGCTCATTATCGGTGGCATTGCCGACCGCTTCCTTGGTGGCGCCAGCGGCCTTGTTACCTGCAGCCTTAACCTTGTCGGTGAATTCACCCATCCATTGTCTCCTTCGCTTGGAATTGCCTTATCAACGAAGGGCAGATCAAAAGAGTTTCCAAAGGTTCGATAACGTAACAATGCACATGCTGATCACAGCCAGGGTTTAGTCTGCGCGAAACGCTCTGGCGAACTGGTCCCTTAGCGGCCGTGTCAGAAAGGATAGCAGCGTCCTGTCGCCCGTTTCGATAAAAATCTCGGCCGGCATTCCGCGTTTCAAAGCGGGTTGCTCCGCCTCTGTGGCGTTTTTCGACGAAAGCGAAACCCTGACAGGGAAATAGGCGTGCAAACCGTTTGCGTCTGTAACACGCTCGCTGGCGACATAGGTAATCACACCCGTCACTTCCGGCGTAACCGTGCGACTGAGGGTGGAGAAACGGATGCGAACCGGCTGGCCGACACGCACCTGATCGATATCGTCCGGACTGACGCTGCCTTCCACCAGCAGGCTATCCCGATCGGGCACGATCTCCATGATCGTTTCCGCAGGCCGGATGACACCACCAATCGTCGTCGCCGCCAGTTTTTCCACGACGCCTGCATAAGGCGCCCGCAAAACGCTTCGGTCATGCGCATCGCTGGCGCTGACCGAGCGGATGCGCTGCTGGTTGAGGGCTTCGTTCAATTGCGCCAGTTGTGCGGCTGCTTCCGTTCGCCGGGTCTGGCCAAGCTGGATCAACTGTTCACGCGTTTCGCTGATGCGCGCTTCGGTCTGGGCAATCTGGGCCTGAAGCATTGCGACATTGCCGTCTAAATCGACCGCCGTCCGCTCAAGCTGATTGAGACGGCCAAGGGTAACGAGCTTCTTCTCGTACAGATCGCGAATCCCCTTCATTTCCGGCGCTATCAGGCGGCTTTGCTGCCGCAGGGCGGCAATCTGGGCACGATAGCCAGCGATCTGTTCTGCATATTGACCAATTCTGGCGCGCGATTGCGCGGCAAGGCTTGCAACCTCCTGTTGGCGCAGATGGAATATCCGCTGTTCATCGGTCTTCGCTCGCATAGCCGATTCATCCTTGCGGGCAGCCAGCTCCGCCGGGAACGACCAAGCCGCTGCGCTCGTGCGTTCCGCCTCCAACCGGGCCTTCTGCGCCAGCATCTGGTCCAGCGTCAGCGTTGAAAATGCGGCATCGGCCCCACTGACACGATCATCGAGCCGCAACAGCGGCTGTCCCTTTTCAACCCGCTGGCCGTCGCTGACCAATATCTCGGCCACCGTGCCGCCCAATGGATGGGCGATCCGCTTTATCCGGGATTCGGCGCCGACCTGCCCTGAACCGATGACCGCTCCCCCGACCGGCACAAGCGCGCTGGCCCCGCCAAGACCGAACAACGCGGTGCCCAAAAGAATAAACGTCCAGCGCCGTCCCTGGCGCAGCCGGATCTCAGGGTCGCTCCAGGTGTCGCCCGCCCGCCGCCCGACACGGATCGCTCCAGCGGATGCCATCATCTGTCCCTCAGCCATTGGCGCGCAGGCCTTTCTGTTCGACGGTATCAGCGTGCCGGGAAGCAGGGGAGGCCGTCGGCTGCATCGTCGTCGCACCTCGCCCGGCGACGTCCTGAACAACCTGATCGCGCAGTCCGAATGTCTGCATCTCACCCTTGTTAAGCACCAAAACCTTGTTGAGATTGATCAGGGTGGATGGCCGGTGGGCGATCACCACTACAATACCCTTGCGATGACGTACCCAGGCGATGGCCTTCTGCAACGCCGCCTCACCTGCAGCGTCTATGCTGGAATTGGGTTCATCCAATATCAGCAGAAATGGGTCGCGATACAGCGCACGGGCAAGCGCGATCATCTGCTGCTGCCCCATCGAGAGCGCCACACCATCCGGTCCGACCTGCGTTTCATAGCCTTCGGGCATGGCGACGATCATATCATGCACCCCGGCCCGATGCGCTGCCGCGACGATGTTGCTCGCTACAGGATCATCCTCAAATCGCGCTATGTTCTGGGCGATAGTGCCATCGAGCAATTCGATGCCCTGCGGCATATATCCGACATAGCTGCCCCGTTTCCCTCGATCCCACTGATCCAGTGCAGCCCCATCCAGCCGGACAGCCCCCTGCATCGCGGGCCACACACCGGCAATGGCGCGTCCCAAT encodes:
- a CDS encoding HlyD family type I secretion periplasmic adaptor subunit gives rise to the protein MMASAGAIRVGRRAGDTWSDPEIRLRQGRRWTFILLGTALFGLGGASALVPVGGAVIGSGQVGAESRIKRIAHPLGGTVAEILVSDGQRVEKGQPLLRLDDRVSGADAAFSTLTLDQMLAQKARLEAERTSAAAWSFPAELAARKDESAMRAKTDEQRIFHLRQQEVASLAAQSRARIGQYAEQIAGYRAQIAALRQQSRLIAPEMKGIRDLYEKKLVTLGRLNQLERTAVDLDGNVAMLQAQIAQTEARISETREQLIQLGQTRRTEAAAQLAQLNEALNQQRIRSVSASDAHDRSVLRAPYAGVVEKLAATTIGGVIRPAETIMEIVPDRDSLLVEGSVSPDDIDQVRVGQPVRIRFSTLSRTVTPEVTGVITYVASERVTDANGLHAYFPVRVSLSSKNATEAEQPALKRGMPAEIFIETGDRTLLSFLTRPLRDQFARAFRAD
- a CDS encoding CsbD family protein, which encodes MGEFTDKVKAAGNKAAGATKEAVGNATDNERLVAEGKAQKAKGTGQDIKGSVKGALGDKI